The genome window TCACTATTAGATGTATAGGAGTAGCCCGTATGAGCATTAATAAAGTCCGAAACATAATTACTTGCAGCATCTAATTTTAATACATCTCCCGTCCTATAAGAGGCTTTAGGATTAGAATTTGAATCAGGATTCTCTTTTGGAGTTACAGTTCCGAGTTCTTTCAACGTTTTAGCATCTAAAAAGTGAACTGTAATATTACTTTGTGCTTCACCAATAACATAAACTGTCTGAACTCCACTTGTAACACCATACACTAATTCTGGTTGCGTCAAACTACTTCCCAAATCATCTAACTCAGCTTTACTTGCTACATGATATCCTGCTGGAACATGTCCTTTGACCTCGTCACTATCTACCTTTAAGTTGTCGCCGGTTACATGTCCTGATGGGATATATGGCATACCTACTTTCTTCGTAGGATCGGAAGCATTTACAAATTGGATTGAAATGTTATCTATTGAATCGGCTGTATAGTAATAAGTAACTTCATGTCCGCCATCAGCTGTTAGTTCCCATGTATCAGGTTGTTGATTTGGTACTATCGTATAGCCTGCAGGTGCCTTTTGTTCTGGATCATCTGGACTAACTGTTACGTTATCTCCGATTATGCCACCTTTATAACTATTTCCAGTTCCAACTTCCCCCATGCCTGGTACAGGAGTAGCAGTGCCTTTAAGATAATGGTGAATCGTTACTCTGCTTGATGCATGACTTGTGCCATCAACTACATCTCCTGCTACATATACAGTTTGTGTCTGTGGAGTTGTTGAGAACTCTAGGTTTTTATCTGGCTGAGAATTACCATTCAGTTCACCATTTTCTGCATAGTGATAACCCGTTTGTTTCAGCGTGTTATCAATATAACTTCCAGCAGTTTTGCTTGTAAGATCTAAAGTATCGCCAGTCTTACCCTTTGGAGAATCAGTCTTAACAGTTTTACCATTCTTCGCGTTTACAAAGTTAATTGTAACGTTACTTTGTTCTTTAGCTGTGTAATAGAAGGTAATATCACCTGTACTGTCAGGCTTAAACTTATAAGCTGTCTCTTTAGATTCAGAAGATAAAGTATACCCTGCTATTGGTGCTGTTGGTTGAACTTTGATAGTTTCTCCAACACGTCCATTCATTGTGATATCAGGCATTCCTGGAACGTTTGTTTCAGTATTATTCGGTCCTTTAATCTTATGATGAACAGTTAGTGCATTACTTGCAGTAGTTTCTTTACCAACAACATAAACAATTGGATTTTCAGTTGGTGCTTGTGGTCCATACGTTGGATTTACGGGTCTTGTTAATCCCTTATCCTTCAATTCAGGATCAGTTGCCAATTGATATCCATTTGGCACTGCACTCTTGATCTCTGGATCATTACTTAGATCTAATTCATCCCCTGTGAAGTGGTTCTGAGGAGTGCTATGACCAACGATATCTTTGCCAGCACCATTGATGTTAACAAAGTCTACTGTGATGTTTGTTTGCGTATTTGCCGTGTAGTAGAAAGCAATTTCGCCCGGCTTGCTGTTATCAGTCTTAGGTTTGAACGTATAGTTAATGGTATTTTCGCCATTAGCTATGCTATAGCCTGGTACAGCTTGGGTTGGTTGGACTGGGAGAATCTGTCCAACTCGTCCGCCCTTCTTGATATCATCCATCCCCGGTACTTTAACCGGCTTACCGTCTTTATCTTTCTTATCCTTAATGTAATGGTGGATGATTAAGGAGTTACTGTCATTCTCGCCAATGTCATCACCAATAACCCAAACTGCGGGATCTTGTTTCTGATCTGTATATGATGGATTCTTTGGCTGTTCAACCTTATTACCATTCTTATCCTTCAACTCATCTTCTTTAGCGACATGATATCCCGGTGGTAAATGTCCTGCCACATCTTTATCTACGATATCAATCGTATCTCCAGTATGATGACCGGTTGGAGTGTAAGTAGGAGTTACTTCGTCACCTGTTGTTACGTCAGTAAAGTGAATGTGAATGTTGTCATTCTGGTCTGCCGTGTAGTAGAAGGTGATCTCTCCTGGCTTACTGTTGTCATCCTTTGGCTTGAAGGTATAGTCAACAGCTTGCGAAGTTGGATCTAGAGTATAACCTGCTGCTGCTTTTGTTGGTTTAACATTAATAGTCTGACCAACTCGTCCACCTTGTTTGATATCTGGCATCGTTGGTACTGGAACATCTTTACCATCTTTATCCTTCATCATGTGATGGATGATTAATGCATTGGCATCATCTTTGCCAATTGTATCTCCAATAACCCAGATTGCGGGATCTTGTTTCTGATCTGTATATGATGGATTCTTTGGCTGTTCAACCTTATTACCATTCTTATCCTTCAACTCATCTTCTTTAGCTACATGATATCCCGGTGGTAAATGTCCTGCCACATCTTTATCTACGATATCTATCGTATCTCCCGTGTGATGACCAGTTGGCGTATATGTAGGTTCTACTGGATCACCTGTTGTTACATCAGTAAAGTGAATGTGAATGTTGTCATTCTGGTCTGCCGTGTAGTAGAAGGTGATCTCTCCTGGCTTACTGTTGTCATCCTTTGGCTTGAAGGTATAGTCAACAGCTTGCGAAGTTGGATCTAGAGTATAACCTGCTGCTGCTTTTGTTGGTTTAACATTAATAGTCTGACCAACTCGTCCACCTTGTTTGATATCTGGCATCGTTGGTACTGGAACATCTTTACCATCTTTATCCTTCATCATGTGATGGATGATTAATGCATTGGCATCATCTTTGCCAATTGTATCTCCAATAACCCAGATTGCGGGATCTTGTTTCTGATCTGTATATGATGGATTCTTTGGCTGTTCAACCTTATTACCATTCTTATCCTTCAACTCATCTTCTTTAGCTACATGATATCCCGGTGGTAAATGTCCTGCCACATCTTTATCTACGATATCTATCGTATCTCCCGTGTGATGACCAGTTGGCGTATATGTAGGTTCTACTGGATCACCTGTTGTTACATCAGTAAAGTGAATGTGAATGTTGTCATTCTGGTCTGGTGTGTAATAGAAGTTGATCTCTCCTGGCTTACTGTTGTCATCCTTTGGCTTGAAGGTATAGTCAACAGCTTGCGAAGTTGGATCTAGAGTATAACCTGCTGCTGCTTTTGTTGGTTTAACATTAATAGTCTGACCAACTCGTCCACCTTGTTTGATATCTGGCATCGTTGGTACTGGTACATCTTTACCATCTTTATCCTTCATCATGTGATGGATGATTAATGCATTGGCATCATCTTTGCCAATTGTATCTCCAATAACCCAGATTGCGGGATCTTGTTTCTGATCTGTATATGATGGATTCTTTGGCTGTTCAACCTTATTACCATTCTTATCCTTCAACTCATCTTCTTTAGCTACATGATATCCCGGTGGTAAATGTCCTGCCACATCTTTATCTACAATATCAATCGTATCTCCAGTATGATGACCGGTTGGAGTGTAAGTAGGAGTTACTTCGTCACCTGTTGTTACGTCAGTAAAGTGAATGTGAATGTTGTCATTCTGGTCTGCCGTGTAGTAGAAGGTGATCTCTCCTGGCTTACTGTTGTCATCCTTTGGCTTGAAGGTATAGTCAACAGCTTGCGAAGTTGGATCTAGAGTATAACCTGCTGCTGCTTTTGTTGGTTTAACATTAATAGTCTGACCAACTCGTCCACCTTGTTTGATATCTGGCATCGTTGGTACTGGTACATCTTTACCATCTTTATCCTTCATCATGTGATGGATGATTAATGCATTGGCATCATCTTTGCCAATTGTATCTCCAATAACCCAAACTGCGGGATCTTGTTTCTGATCTGTATATGATGGATTCTTTGGCTGTTCAACCTTATTACCATTCTTATCCTTCAACTCATCTTCTTTAGCTACATGATATCCCGGTGGTAAATGTCCTGCCACATCTTTATCTACGATATCTATCGTATCTCCCGTGTGATGACCAGTTGGCGTATATGTAGGTTCTACTGGATCACCTGTTGTTACATCAGTAAAGTGAATGTGAATGTTGTCATTCTGGTCTGGTGTGTAATAGAAGGTGATCTCTCCTGGCTTACTGTTGTCATCCTTTGGCTTGAAGGTATAGTCAACAGCTTGCGAAGTTGGATCTAAAGTATAACCTGCTGCTGCTTTTGTTGGTTTAACATTAATAGTCTGACCAACTCGTCCACCTTGTTTGATATCTGGCATCGTTGGTACTGGTACATCTTTACCATCTTTATCCTTCATCATGTGATGGATGATTAATGCATTGGCATCATCTTTGCCAATTGTATCTCCAATAACCCAAATTGCGGGATCTTGTTTCTGATCTGTATATGATGGATTCTTTGGCTGTTCAACCTTATTACCATTCTTATCCTTCAACTCATCTTCTTTAGCGACATGATATCCCGGTGGTAAATGTCCTGCCACATCTTTATCTACGATATCAATCGTATCTCCAGTATGATGACCGGTTGGAGTGTAAGTAGGAGTTACTTCGTCACCTGTTGTTACGTCAGTAAAGTGAATGTGAATGTTGTCATTCTGGTCTGCCGTGTAGTAGAAGGTGATCTCTCCTGGCTTACTGTTGTCATCCTTTGGCTTGAAGGTATAGTCAACAGCTTGCGAAGTTGGATCTAGAGTATAACCTGCTGCTGCTTTTGTTGGTTTAACATTAATAGTCTGACCAACTCGTCCACCTTGTTTGATATCTGGCATCGTTGGTACTGGAACATCTTTACCATCTTTATCCTTCATCATGTGATGGATGATTAATGCATTGGCATCATCTTTGCCAATTGTATCTCCAATAACCCAAACTGCGGGATCTTGTTTCTGATCTGTATATGATGGATTCTTTGGCTGTTCAACCTTATTACCATTCTTATCCTTCAACTCATCTTCTTTAGCGACATGATAGCCCGGTGGCAAATGTCCTGCCACGTCTTTATCTACGATATCAATCGTATCTCCAGTGTGATGTCCTGTTGGTGTATATACAGGGGTTACCTCTTTACCTGTAGTGACATCAGTAAAGTGAATATGAATGTTGTCATACTGATTTGCCGTGTAGTAGAAGGTGATCTCGCCTGGCTTCTTTGGATCAAAAGTATACGACGTTTCCTGTGAAGCTGGGTCTAAAGTATAACCAGGTGCTGCTGCTGTTGGCTGAACCTTAATAGTTTGACCTACTCGTCCGCCCTTCTTGATGTCCTTCATGCCAGGAACTGGAACTGGTTTACCATCTTTATCTGTCTTGCCTTTAATATAGTGATGAACAGTTAAAGCATTGGTGTCGTTCTCACCAATTGGATCGCCAATAACCCAGATTGATGGATACTGATCTTGGGCTGTATACGAAGGATTTGCGGGCTGTTCAACCTTCTTGCCATCTTTATCCTTCAACTCATCATCTTTAGCTACATGATAACCATCTGGGATATGGCCCGCCAAATCTGACTTAGGATTATCCTTCGGTGAACTAAAGTCTAATTCATCACCAGTGTGATGTCCTGTTGGTGTATAAGTCGGTTTTACTTCATTACCTGTTGAGACATCAGTAAAGCTAATGTGGATGTTGTCATACTGATTTGCGGTATATTCGAAAGTGACCTCTTGATGCACTTGAGCGGCTTCTAGTTTCAAGGAAACATCTGGATGTGCAACAATTGTATAGCCTGCTGGTGCTGCCTGTTCTGGATCCCCTGCCTTAATGACTACAGTGCTTCCTACAAATCCACCTTTAAACGTATCACTCATGCCTGGAACATTAGTCTTTGTCCCTTTCAGATAATGATGAACTACGATCGAATTCTTACTGTCTGACGATGGTTTAACCTCGTCACCGGCAAGGAATACAGTTACCTCTTGGGCAGTTGGTTTATATTCCATACCGGTTGTCTGAATGTTGCCGTTTAATTCATCAGGTGTTGTTGCATAGTGATAACCTGCTGGAATCTTACCCTTAACATAAGATCCATTTGCACTAAGATCTAAAGTATCACCTGTCTTACCTTCTGGATTATCGGTAGCTAGTGTTTCCTTGGTCCGAGCGTTAACGAATTTAACCGTTATATTAGTGAGAGTATTAGCAGTATAGTAGTAAGTAATATCCTTGCCTAAGTTCGGTTGTAATACCCAAGTATAACTGCTTTGGTTAGGAACGATCGTGTAGCCTGCTGGTGCTGCATGTTCTGGATCCTTCGGATTGATAGTTATCGTGTCACCAAAATTACCACCCTTAATCGTATCTGTCATTCCCGGAACATCACGCTCTGGTTGACCTGGGGCAGCTTGAAGTTTATGATGAACGACTACTTGACTCTTAGGATTGCTGTTTGGATTGACCGGTGCACCTTGGTAAACCAAGTTAATGTGCTGATCTGAATCACCAAAAGTAAGCTTGTTGCTTGGCAACGGCGTTGGTGTGCCACTGTCAGTAGACTCTGCTCTCACAAAAGTATAATAACCAGTATTCCCTCCAACTGGCAGACTTTGACTAGGACTCAAAGTGAAGTCTGAGCCATATAATCCACCGTGATCACCACTAGTCATCGCTCCACTAATGCCGGTCAAGAATTTCGGATCAATT of Xylocopilactobacillus apicola contains these proteins:
- a CDS encoding MucBP domain-containing protein, producing the protein MKLNRKKHILMDEKVHYKMYKAGKLWLVAGITTFGFGISLGLASTSTKAVASGNASAPVVQEQPKLETGLQNNSQSSSPLGNLMRDGIQGRISETFQQHYINQLTASNSKALDGYLQAGSDHTGNLKLSYFNGYQGPGDAPLAALANGQISSSYSYVWGTNVRNQAPNYLVPDFNILQGNGGKKGWLWQRGAQYNSYPFIAGINNDMSTMDTGTNWRLWSVTSSNTENMASGTDQLNKTITLKATGDFKFGTPYTYTLDVTMTLMPMGSVVDYSVDVRNITSVAQPNNPNPDLKNFWFGSMYDTMLGGGYSVGGDGSGPDAVPFYYTGENQGLYLQYGGYKLKVDFSGPSAPTGWAADGSNFGFNGQQTKTRFTKPTDLGQKTASSATAPKKGTVAWPASYGDSALNMIWEGKDLKNDGTRHFGYQVSLSSDTAVLPKVTLDKMTDNYTGGDYTVNGKINYPNNGGGKIRYYYTIDSGTRVEFEGPQFTDSATHDFKFTIPAGSMDVGNEHQVVVYATDPNGSASENQSLKLTAQAQIKTKDMSYFVGDKFDKFDCFDGGLDVDATQLKQEKVQSAVVKNASGQVVSNLATVTANPGKYTVTYTYTYGNANKGGSTTSTANFVVYAVTDPNVGFDYSVRDRTYYVGETFNADDNFVSGRKNGNKTMLASELTHVTKNVIGGPDVLDTDITKTAGIYKVTYKFAYGNNNQTLDRESTVKVIDAKHITLKYVDQKGNAIDPKFLTGISGAMTSGDHGGLYGSDFTLSPSQSLPVGGNTGYYTFVRAESTDSGTPTPLPSNKLTFGDSDQHINLVYQGAPVNPNSNPKSQVVVHHKLQAAPGQPERDVPGMTDTIKGGNFGDTITINPKDPEHAAPAGYTIVPNQSSYTWVLQPNLGKDITYYYTANTLTNITVKFVNARTKETLATDNPEGKTGDTLDLSANGSYVKGKIPAGYHYATTPDELNGNIQTTGMEYKPTAQEVTVFLAGDEVKPSSDSKNSIVVHHYLKGTKTNVPGMSDTFKGGFVGSTVVIKAGDPEQAAPAGYTIVAHPDVSLKLEAAQVHQEVTFEYTANQYDNIHISFTDVSTGNEVKPTYTPTGHHTGDELDFSSPKDNPKSDLAGHIPDGYHVAKDDELKDKDGKKVEQPANPSYTAQDQYPSIWVIGDPIGENDTNALTVHHYIKGKTDKDGKPVPVPGMKDIKKGGRVGQTIKVQPTAAAPGYTLDPASQETSYTFDPKKPGEITFYYTANQYDNIHIHFTDVTTGKEVTPVYTPTGHHTGDTIDIVDKDVAGHLPPGYHVAKEDELKDKNGNKVEQPKNPSYTDQKQDPAVWVIGDTIGKDDANALIIHHMMKDKDGKDVPVPTMPDIKQGGRVGQTINVKPTKAAAGYTLDPTSQAVDYTFKPKDDNSKPGEITFYYTADQNDNIHIHFTDVTTGDEVTPTYTPTGHHTGDTIDIVDKDVAGHLPPGYHVAKEDELKDKNGNKVEQPKNPSYTDQKQDPAIWVIGDTIGKDDANALIIHHMMKDKDGKDVPVPTMPDIKQGGRVGQTINVKPTKAAAGYTLDPTSQAVDYTFKPKDDNSKPGEITFYYTPDQNDNIHIHFTDVTTGDPVEPTYTPTGHHTGDTIDIVDKDVAGHLPPGYHVAKEDELKDKNGNKVEQPKNPSYTDQKQDPAVWVIGDTIGKDDANALIIHHMMKDKDGKDVPVPTMPDIKQGGRVGQTINVKPTKAAAGYTLDPTSQAVDYTFKPKDDNSKPGEITFYYTADQNDNIHIHFTDVTTGDEVTPTYTPTGHHTGDTIDIVDKDVAGHLPPGYHVAKEDELKDKNGNKVEQPKNPSYTDQKQDPAIWVIGDTIGKDDANALIIHHMMKDKDGKDVPVPTMPDIKQGGRVGQTINVKPTKAAAGYTLDPTSQAVDYTFKPKDDNSKPGEINFYYTPDQNDNIHIHFTDVTTGDPVEPTYTPTGHHTGDTIDIVDKDVAGHLPPGYHVAKEDELKDKNGNKVEQPKNPSYTDQKQDPAIWVIGDTIGKDDANALIIHHMMKDKDGKDVPVPTMPDIKQGGRVGQTINVKPTKAAAGYTLDPTSQAVDYTFKPKDDNSKPGEITFYYTADQNDNIHIHFTDVTTGDPVEPTYTPTGHHTGDTIDIVDKDVAGHLPPGYHVAKEDELKDKNGNKVEQPKNPSYTDQKQDPAIWVIGDTIGKDDANALIIHHMMKDKDGKDVPVPTMPDIKQGGRVGQTINVKPTKAAAGYTLDPTSQAVDYTFKPKDDNSKPGEITFYYTADQNDNIHIHFTDVTTGDEVTPTYTPTGHHTGDTIDIVDKDVAGHLPPGYHVAKEDELKDKNGNKVEQPKNPSYTDQKQDPAVWVIGDDIGENDSNSLIIHHYIKDKKDKDGKPVKVPGMDDIKKGGRVGQILPVQPTQAVPGYSIANGENTINYTFKPKTDNSKPGEIAFYYTANTQTNITVDFVNINGAGKDIVGHSTPQNHFTGDELDLSNDPEIKSAVPNGYQLATDPELKDKGLTRPVNPTYGPQAPTENPIVYVVGKETTASNALTVHHKIKGPNNTETNVPGMPDITMNGRVGETIKVQPTAPIAGYTLSSESKETAYKFKPDSTGDITFYYTAKEQSNVTINFVNAKNGKTVKTDSPKGKTGDTLDLTSKTAGSYIDNTLKQTGYHYAENGELNGNSQPDKNLEFSTTPQTQTVYVAGDVVDGTSHASSRVTIHHYLKGTATPVPGMGEVGTGNSYKGGIIGDNVTVSPDDPEQKAPAGYTIVPNQQPDTWELTADGGHEVTYYYTADSIDNISIQFVNASDPTKKVGMPYIPSGHVTGDNLKVDSDEVKGHVPAGYHVASKAELDDLGSSLTQPELVYGVTSGVQTVYVIGEAQSNITVHFLDAKTLKELGTVTPKENPDSNSNPKASYRTGDVLKLDAASNYVSDFINAHTGYSYTSNSELSSMNLKQPENPTYTTQSQDINVYLSPQSKATHILKVIHKEQLPSTRGVRGLKDFQTSIEEGSDYDFDINDSAHKAPRGYTLIPGQESKLKGTMGTDGKEIILYYAKIR